A section of the Aricia agestis chromosome 4, ilAriAges1.1, whole genome shotgun sequence genome encodes:
- the LOC121726124 gene encoding insulinoma-associated protein 1a-like: MDMEATININRLASSRFYQQYLPPPIRLSSDYLHDFVPQQHPTFLQQYFDYYHEPVVPLDLSLKSTIPITPPCTPPPSQKRKPTEENKTVKAKIFRHFEDPDDEEKTNDDTKKRKSDEENSNDSDSPEAKKLKFTKQFFDELRTCIPNESENKSERSSPDIVEIKDVEERPKKVNKPQHPLKKSKAVRKLNFDEDKTSPVSGTIIRDLAEDETLVVRKGDIDPAFNVVEVTEEAKALIASIENRLGRYICRLCRRLYGDAFALAQHRCSRIVHIEYRCPECDKVFNCPANLASHRRWHKPRVPGATKRREPPAADASRFPCQRCGKVFRRQAYLRKHLLAHDQPEEEKEPSAFRQVHVEYPTYQADTVRDNNFNNYWSKPQEVGWSDVRERCPSNYSSEDSRSLDVTGSEDEGGGSTDRDG, from the exons ATGGATATGGAAGCAACAATCAACATAAATCGCTTAGCTTCTTCTAGATTCTATCAACAGTATCTCCCTCCTCCGATACGCCTATCCAGCGACTATCTCCATGACTTTGTTCCTCAGCAACATCCTACTTTTCTTCAACAATACTTCGACTACTACCATGAGCCTGTGGTTCCTCTAGACTTATCCCTCAAATCGACGATACCTATAACACCGCCATGCACGCCTCCTCCATCACAAAAACGAAAACCTACCGAAGAGAACAAAACTGTCAAAGCTAAAATATTCCGACATTTCGAGGATCCCGATGACGAAGAGAAAACTAACGATGACACCAAAAAAAGAAAATCAGACGAAGAAAACTCAAATGACAGCGATAGTCCGGAAGCGAAGAAACTAAAATTCACGAAACAATTCTTTGACGAACTTCGCACTTGCATTCCCAACGAGTCGGAGAACAAAAGCGAAAGAAGCTCACCAGATATAGTCGAAATAAAAGATGTCGAGGAGAGACCGAAGAAAGTAAATAAACCTCAGCATCCTTTGAAAAAAAGTAAAGCTGTCCGAAAACTGAATTTCGACGAAGACAAGACGTCGCCAGTTTCGGGTACCATCATTCGAGATTTGGCTGAAGACGAAACCCTCGTCGTACGTAAA GGGGACATAGATCCAGCATTCAACGTGGTAGAAGTGACGGAGGAGGCGAAAGCGTTGATAGCTTCTATAGAGAACCGGCTCGGGCGCTACATCTGCCGGCTGTGTCGGCGGCTGTACGGCGATGCCTTCGCGCTTGCCCAGCACCGCTGCTCCAGGATAGTGCATATCGAGTACAGATGCCCGGAATGTGATAAG GTATTCAACTGTCCCGCGAACCTGGCGTCGCACCGTCGCTGGCATAAGCCCCGGGTGCCTGGGGCTACCAAGCGCCGGGAGCCGCCAGCTGCCGACGCCAGCAGGTTCCCGTGCCAGCGCTGCGGCAAGGTGTTCCGCCGGCAGGCCTACTTGCGCAAGCACTTACTGGCACACGATCAACCGGAGGAGGAGAAGGAACCCTCAGCCTTCAGACAGGTCCACGTGGAATACCCCACTTACCAGGCG GACACGGTGCGTGACAACAACTTCAACAACTACTGGAGCAAGCCGCAGGAGGTAGGTTGGAGCGACGTCCGCGAGCGGTGCCCCTCGAACTACTCCTCGGAGGACTCCCGAAGCCTGGACGTCACGGGGTCCGAGGATGAGGGCGGGGGGTCCACGGACCGCGACGGGTGA